From the genome of Rhizobium binae, one region includes:
- a CDS encoding metallophosphoesterase family protein has translation MSERLARHSEVSKMARQPRPRLTLDIADIPTYAIGDIHGRYDLLVKAEQAILRDAARLPGRKLIVTLGDYIDRGPESAQVINHLIEPPPDGFDRICLAGNHEIAMLDYVEGWLSYDDWMRMGSAELLKSYGLDPEHLPLVFPSGAQLDAFLRQSLPHTHIDFMRAMPIMLDTPHVVFVHAGIDPMLPLAAQTEEDLVLIRHRFLQSRIPLPKLVVHGHTPNDEPEVRARRLNLDTRAFRSGRLTVARLWEGQVHLFST, from the coding sequence ATGAGCGAACGTCTTGCTCGCCATAGCGAGGTTTCGAAAATGGCACGCCAGCCGAGACCGCGTCTGACGCTGGATATCGCCGACATTCCGACCTATGCGATCGGCGACATTCATGGCCGGTACGATCTGCTTGTGAAAGCCGAGCAGGCGATCCTGCGTGATGCGGCGCGGTTGCCCGGGCGTAAGCTGATTGTGACACTCGGCGACTATATCGACCGCGGCCCGGAGTCGGCGCAGGTCATCAATCATCTCATCGAGCCGCCGCCGGATGGTTTCGATCGGATCTGTCTTGCCGGCAATCACGAGATCGCCATGCTCGATTATGTCGAAGGCTGGCTCTCTTATGACGACTGGATGCGCATGGGGTCGGCGGAGCTGCTCAAATCCTATGGGCTCGATCCGGAGCATCTGCCGCTGGTCTTCCCCTCCGGCGCGCAGCTCGATGCCTTCCTCCGCCAATCGCTGCCGCATACGCACATCGACTTCATGCGGGCGATGCCGATCATGCTGGATACGCCTCACGTGGTATTCGTGCACGCGGGCATCGATCCCATGTTGCCGCTCGCGGCACAGACGGAGGAGGATCTGGTCCTCATCCGCCACCGTTTTCTCCAAAGCAGGATCCCCCTGCCGAAGCTCGTCGTTCATGGTCATACGCCGAACGACGAGCCGGAGGTCCGCGCGAGGCGGCTCAATCTCGACACACGCGCCTTCCGCAGCGGCAGGCTGACCGTCGC
- a CDS encoding LacI family DNA-binding transcriptional regulator produces MGSRGRVTLQTIAREVGLSKFAVSRSLAGKSGVSEETRALIRDTAQRLGYTKPAGHGAAGEVAVVFHDLDAVNSELYMQVQNGVQREAHRLGMTLRVRWTHDVGQLEELARSCDGLMLVGPHAREAVAAASATGVPIVRFGWVDALEQVDHVGGTDHEAGQAVVEYLVGLGHRSIVYVYGMPGLRGRQERHYGAREIAERYPDVALHVMQFDEENGFGTAFRALVDKGIRPTAFFCAHDGLALTVVSELLGQGYRIPDDISVVGFGDYSPASLISPALTTVRMEGQECGAVGLRLLLERIENPRLPGMPARRIMIASRIIERRSAGPCKAAASVDVPGV; encoded by the coding sequence GTGGGAAGCAGGGGCCGGGTTACTTTGCAGACGATCGCGCGAGAGGTCGGGCTGTCGAAATTTGCGGTCTCGCGGTCGCTCGCCGGCAAGAGCGGTGTCAGCGAGGAAACGCGCGCGCTGATCCGCGACACGGCGCAGCGCCTAGGCTACACCAAGCCCGCCGGGCATGGTGCTGCCGGCGAGGTTGCGGTGGTCTTTCACGATCTCGATGCCGTCAACAGCGAGCTCTATATGCAGGTGCAGAACGGTGTGCAGCGAGAGGCTCATCGGCTTGGCATGACGCTGCGCGTGCGCTGGACCCATGATGTCGGCCAGTTGGAAGAGTTGGCGCGCAGCTGTGATGGCCTGATGCTCGTTGGTCCGCATGCCCGTGAGGCCGTGGCAGCGGCGAGCGCCACCGGCGTTCCGATCGTGCGTTTCGGCTGGGTCGATGCGCTCGAGCAGGTCGACCATGTCGGCGGCACCGACCATGAGGCAGGGCAGGCGGTGGTGGAGTATCTAGTCGGACTCGGCCACCGGTCCATCGTGTACGTCTATGGCATGCCGGGCCTGCGGGGACGTCAGGAGCGCCATTACGGCGCTCGCGAAATCGCCGAACGTTATCCTGATGTTGCGCTCCATGTTATGCAATTCGACGAAGAGAATGGCTTCGGCACGGCGTTCCGGGCGCTCGTGGACAAAGGCATTCGCCCGACGGCTTTTTTCTGCGCCCATGACGGGTTAGCGCTGACCGTGGTCTCCGAACTGCTTGGGCAGGGGTACCGCATTCCGGACGATATTTCGGTTGTCGGTTTCGGCGACTACTCGCCGGCGTCACTGATCTCGCCGGCGCTGACGACGGTGAGGATGGAGGGGCAGGAATGCGGGGCCGTGGGGCTGCGGCTATTGCTTGAGCGGATCGAGAATCCACGCCTGCCGGGCATGCCGGCGAGGCGCATCATGATCGCCTCGCGCATTATCGAGCGCCGCTCGGCCGGACCCTGCAAGGCGGCGGCGAGCGTCGATGTCCCCGGGGTTTAA
- a CDS encoding RrF2 family transcriptional regulator, with translation MLTKKGKYGLKALVDLARLPPGETAFINDVAARNNIPKKFLDTILLELRNVGILRSKKGPGGGYSLSRPASEIRIGHVIRTLDGPLAPIRCASRTAYEACDDCADPETCQVRRSMTDVRDAIAAILDNMTLEQFVAAGGRIEDTREEVPISAAS, from the coding sequence ATGCTGACGAAAAAGGGAAAATACGGCCTGAAGGCGCTGGTCGATCTGGCGCGGCTGCCGCCGGGCGAGACTGCCTTCATCAACGACGTTGCGGCCCGTAACAATATCCCGAAGAAGTTCCTCGATACGATCCTCTTGGAACTGCGCAATGTCGGCATCCTGCGTTCGAAAAAGGGGCCTGGCGGCGGTTATTCCCTCTCGCGGCCGGCCTCCGAGATCCGCATCGGCCATGTCATCCGCACGCTTGATGGGCCGCTGGCGCCGATCCGCTGCGCCAGCCGCACGGCGTATGAGGCGTGTGACGATTGCGCCGACCCGGAAACCTGTCAGGTGCGGCGCTCGATGACCGATGTTCGGGACGCGATCGCCGCCATTCTCGACAATATGACCCTCGAGCAATTCGTCGCGGCCGGCGGCCGTATCGAAGACACGCGGGAAGAAGTGCCGATTTCCGCAGCCAGCTGA
- a CDS encoding TIM barrel protein: protein MRRYSACIEWLFAEDGDNFPDRIRRAHAGGLTAVEFWRWTDKDLDAIEAALKETGLAVTSLVAEPMIALTDAANRKAWLKGLADSVTVAKRLGAPVLIAQAGDDLAGFSREEQRRALSETLKPGADILKGSGVRLGVEPLNIRIDHIGYFLDSTREGLDVVDDVARPEIGIVYDIYHSAVMGERTEDVLDGRLDRVFHVHVADHPGRNEPGSGGIDLAHRLDWIFANGYAGAVGLEYRPTKPGADAVKAAIAALGG from the coding sequence ATGCGACGTTATTCAGCCTGTATAGAGTGGCTGTTTGCCGAGGACGGCGACAACTTTCCCGACCGCATCCGTCGCGCCCATGCTGGCGGCCTGACGGCGGTCGAATTCTGGCGCTGGACCGACAAGGATCTGGACGCGATCGAGGCGGCGTTGAAGGAAACCGGCCTTGCCGTCACCAGCCTCGTCGCCGAGCCGATGATCGCGCTGACCGATGCCGCCAACCGGAAGGCCTGGCTGAAAGGCCTTGCCGATTCCGTCACAGTCGCCAAACGCCTCGGCGCGCCGGTGCTGATCGCCCAGGCAGGCGACGATCTCGCCGGCTTCAGCCGTGAAGAACAGCGCCGGGCCCTCAGCGAAACCTTGAAACCAGGTGCCGATATCCTGAAAGGCAGCGGCGTGCGGCTCGGCGTAGAACCTCTCAACATCCGTATCGATCATATCGGCTACTTCCTCGATTCAACCCGCGAAGGCCTCGACGTCGTCGATGACGTCGCCCGCCCCGAGATCGGCATCGTCTACGACATCTACCATTCCGCCGTGATGGGCGAACGCACCGAAGACGTGCTGGACGGCCGCCTCGACCGTGTTTTCCACGTCCATGTCGCCGATCATCCCGGCCGCAACGAACCGGGTTCCGGCGGGATAGACCTCGCTCATCGCCTCGACTGGATCTTCGCCAACGGCTATGCCGGCGCCGTCGGTCTGGAATACCGGCCGACCAAGCCCGGCGCGGACGCAGTCAAGGCTGCCATTGCTGCGCTCGGTGGTTAA
- a CDS encoding ABC transporter substrate-binding protein: MIKLKRRAFLAGTSAALIMPALPVFAADFKEADVLKAKVSSGALPGLQERLPENPLVVKPVESIGKYGGDWNMALVGGGSLSMLFRYQAYEPLLRYTRDWSGVTLNVAESFEGDADSKVYTIRLRKGMKWSDGHPYTTADIKFWYDTVFTDKRVAFVGQDHWKSGGKPAKLEIVDEQTFKVIFDKPNGLFPLQVAWANNDQTTRTPKHYLEQFHIDYNPKADELAKQRGFESWIASFQAAAGFQDDNAFFLNSSKKPCVHAWVFTIAPGENTERAVAERNPYYWKVDSEGNQLPYMDRIVYQMVADPQVLLLKAMQGEVDLMDQYIATPNNKSVLYDAREQGGYDFYTLTSTEANVMNFIFNLNHNDETKRKLFRNKDFRAALSTALDRQSLIDAVLVGQGAPAQPSIKKEDPLYNEQLATQFTAYDVDKANAMLDQIVPKRDDQNFRLDEKGRRLTIIFEIDQARAVFLDLFQLVIPMFQAVGIDAQMRTMDRSLWETRVRQGRDFDATAHQFGANGGVAAMLDPRYYVPTDANAMYAPAWQLWYRDRTNANAEEPPESTKNQLALYDKLKTTSDPSGQREVMKQILQGAADNFYVFGISLPPDGYGIVKNNMKNITKTMPNSFGWPTPAPTMPEQFYKV, from the coding sequence ATGATCAAGCTGAAACGACGTGCGTTTCTGGCCGGGACGTCGGCCGCCCTGATAATGCCGGCCCTGCCGGTTTTCGCCGCTGACTTCAAGGAAGCGGATGTCCTGAAAGCGAAAGTGTCGAGCGGCGCCCTGCCGGGTCTCCAGGAGAGGCTTCCCGAAAATCCGCTCGTCGTCAAACCGGTTGAAAGCATCGGCAAATACGGCGGCGACTGGAATATGGCGCTAGTCGGCGGCGGGTCGCTGTCGATGCTGTTCCGCTACCAGGCCTATGAGCCGCTGCTACGCTATACGCGCGATTGGTCTGGCGTGACGCTGAATGTCGCCGAGTCCTTTGAGGGCGATGCCGACTCCAAGGTCTATACGATCCGCCTGCGCAAGGGCATGAAATGGTCGGATGGCCATCCCTACACCACCGCCGACATCAAGTTCTGGTACGATACTGTTTTCACCGACAAGCGCGTCGCCTTTGTCGGTCAGGATCATTGGAAATCCGGCGGTAAGCCGGCCAAGCTGGAGATCGTGGACGAGCAGACCTTCAAGGTCATCTTCGACAAGCCGAACGGCCTGTTCCCGCTGCAGGTCGCCTGGGCAAACAACGATCAGACGACGCGCACGCCGAAGCATTATCTCGAGCAATTCCACATCGATTACAATCCGAAGGCCGATGAACTCGCCAAGCAACGCGGCTTCGAAAGTTGGATCGCGTCGTTCCAGGCGGCCGCCGGCTTCCAGGACGACAACGCCTTCTTCCTCAACTCCTCGAAGAAGCCCTGCGTGCATGCCTGGGTGTTCACGATCGCGCCAGGCGAAAACACCGAACGGGCTGTTGCCGAGCGCAATCCATACTATTGGAAGGTTGATAGCGAGGGCAACCAGCTGCCCTATATGGACCGCATCGTTTACCAGATGGTCGCCGACCCGCAGGTTCTGCTGCTGAAGGCCATGCAGGGCGAGGTCGACCTGATGGACCAGTACATTGCCACGCCGAACAACAAATCGGTTCTCTACGATGCGCGTGAGCAGGGCGGCTATGATTTCTACACGCTGACTTCGACCGAAGCCAATGTCATGAATTTCATCTTCAACCTGAACCACAATGACGAGACCAAGCGGAAGCTCTTCCGGAACAAGGATTTCCGTGCCGCACTCTCGACCGCACTCGACCGGCAGTCGCTGATCGATGCGGTGCTCGTCGGCCAGGGGGCGCCTGCCCAGCCGTCGATCAAGAAGGAAGATCCGCTTTACAACGAGCAACTCGCCACGCAGTTCACGGCCTATGACGTCGACAAGGCGAATGCCATGCTCGATCAGATCGTGCCGAAGCGCGACGACCAGAACTTCCGCCTCGACGAAAAGGGCCGCCGCCTGACGATCATCTTCGAGATCGACCAGGCGCGCGCCGTCTTCCTCGATCTCTTCCAGCTGGTGATCCCGATGTTCCAGGCGGTCGGCATCGATGCGCAGATGCGCACGATGGACCGTTCGCTCTGGGAGACGCGCGTCCGCCAGGGCCGTGATTTCGATGCGACCGCCCATCAGTTCGGCGCAAATGGCGGCGTCGCCGCCATGCTCGACCCGCGCTACTACGTGCCGACCGATGCCAACGCCATGTACGCCCCGGCCTGGCAACTCTGGTATCGCGACCGCACCAATGCCAATGCCGAGGAACCGCCGGAAAGCACGAAGAACCAGCTTGCGCTCTACGACAAGCTGAAGACGACTTCCGACCCATCGGGCCAGCGCGAGGTCATGAAGCAGATCCTTCAAGGCGCCGCCGACAATTTCTATGTCTTCGGCATCTCGCTGCCGCCCGACGGCTACGGCATCGTCAAAAACAACATGAAGAACATCACGAAAACCATGCCGAACTCCTTCGGCTGGCCGACGCCCGCTCCGACCATGCCGGAGCAGTTCTACAAGGTCTAG
- a CDS encoding SDR family NAD(P)-dependent oxidoreductase, with protein sequence MDLGLKGKIAVITGASVGIGLAIAEGLAAEGVDLVLAARGGERLEAEGARIAEKFGVSATAVAADVATAAGTEAIIAAAAEKGGADILINNAGTGSNETVMEAPDEKWQAYWDLHVMAAVRLARGIAPQMKKRGGGVILHNASICAVQPLWYEPIYNVSKSALMMFSKTLSTELIPDNIRVNCVNAGLILTPDWIKTAKALTAESGGNWEGYLQSVANEHAASKRFGTPEELANVFVFLSSERASYCIGSTYFVDGGMLKTI encoded by the coding sequence ATGGATCTGGGATTGAAGGGTAAGATCGCCGTCATAACGGGTGCGTCGGTCGGCATCGGACTGGCGATCGCCGAAGGGCTGGCGGCTGAGGGCGTGGACCTCGTGCTGGCTGCGCGTGGCGGCGAACGGCTGGAGGCGGAGGGCGCCCGCATTGCCGAGAAATTCGGCGTCAGCGCCACCGCCGTCGCCGCCGACGTCGCGACGGCTGCGGGAACGGAGGCGATCATTGCCGCGGCTGCCGAAAAGGGTGGCGCCGATATCCTCATCAATAATGCCGGCACCGGATCGAACGAGACCGTCATGGAGGCGCCTGATGAGAAATGGCAGGCCTATTGGGACCTGCACGTGATGGCCGCCGTGAGGCTTGCGCGCGGCATCGCACCGCAGATGAAGAAGCGAGGCGGCGGGGTGATCCTGCACAATGCCTCGATCTGCGCCGTCCAGCCGCTCTGGTACGAACCGATCTACAATGTCAGCAAATCGGCGCTGATGATGTTTTCGAAGACGCTCTCGACCGAGCTCATCCCGGATAATATCCGCGTCAACTGCGTCAATGCCGGCCTGATCCTGACGCCTGACTGGATCAAGACCGCCAAGGCGCTGACCGCCGAAAGCGGCGGGAACTGGGAAGGGTATCTGCAGAGTGTCGCCAATGAGCATGCTGCTTCCAAACGGTTCGGCACGCCGGAAGAGCTGGCGAACGTCTTCGTCTTTCTGAGTTCGGAACGGGCGAGTTACTGCATCGGATCGACCTATTTCGTCGACGGCGGTATGCTCAAGACGATCTGA